From Sinorhizobium sp. RAC02, a single genomic window includes:
- a CDS encoding FGGY-family carbohydrate kinase → MSTDRKPAVALGIDLGTSGVRAALLSDDGNLIDIAACPFPNAAAARLPSTWWSGVKSCLAELASRNAFASLEGVAVDGTSGTVVAIDARGMPVGEAMLYNDPCPDRTIVERIDTEAPPDSPARGATSALARAIHLSRRPGVQAIVHQADWIVMNLGLASATSDENNALKTGYDLAAERWPDWLEACGMDIALLPAVKRAGSPLSTITAGGLALGLPPECRYFAGTTDGCASFLATGASTVGDGVTALGSTLVVKLACARPINAANFGIYSHRILDFWLAGGASNAGGAVIRKFFDDDQLKSMTPQLQPDVSTGFTYYPLATAGERFPVNDPTYPPRLSPRPADDVTFFQAILEGITTIEKSGYDRLAELGGPKLLSVRTVGGGAANPAWTRMRENTLAVPFLSARSAEASVGTASLVLAGKDRWP, encoded by the coding sequence ATGAGCACCGACAGAAAGCCCGCCGTCGCACTTGGCATCGACCTTGGCACTTCCGGCGTGCGCGCCGCCTTGCTGTCCGACGACGGCAACCTGATCGATATCGCTGCCTGCCCATTCCCGAACGCCGCAGCCGCACGATTGCCATCGACCTGGTGGAGCGGCGTCAAGTCTTGCCTTGCCGAACTCGCCTCGCGCAACGCCTTCGCGTCACTCGAAGGCGTCGCCGTTGACGGCACGTCCGGAACGGTCGTCGCGATCGATGCCCGCGGAATGCCTGTGGGCGAGGCAATGTTGTACAACGATCCCTGCCCCGATCGCACCATTGTCGAGCGCATCGACACCGAGGCGCCCCCGGACAGTCCGGCGCGAGGGGCGACCTCCGCGCTCGCTCGCGCGATCCACCTGTCCCGCCGACCTGGCGTGCAGGCAATCGTGCACCAGGCCGACTGGATCGTGATGAATCTCGGTCTCGCCAGCGCGACGAGTGACGAGAACAATGCACTCAAGACCGGCTACGATCTTGCTGCCGAACGTTGGCCCGACTGGCTGGAAGCGTGCGGAATGGACATTGCCCTGCTGCCTGCGGTCAAACGGGCCGGCTCACCCTTGTCGACGATCACAGCAGGGGGGCTCGCCCTCGGCCTGCCACCGGAATGCCGCTATTTCGCGGGGACGACGGACGGCTGCGCCTCCTTCCTGGCTACGGGCGCTTCCACAGTCGGCGACGGCGTCACCGCGCTCGGCTCCACGCTGGTTGTAAAACTTGCATGCGCGCGGCCGATAAATGCGGCCAACTTTGGAATTTACTCGCACCGCATCCTCGATTTCTGGCTTGCCGGCGGCGCGTCGAACGCGGGCGGTGCGGTCATCCGGAAATTCTTCGATGATGACCAACTGAAATCCATGACACCGCAACTGCAGCCGGACGTTTCGACCGGCTTCACCTACTACCCGCTGGCAACAGCAGGCGAGCGTTTTCCTGTCAACGACCCCACCTACCCGCCCCGGCTGAGCCCGCGCCCGGCCGATGACGTCACCTTCTTCCAGGCAATTCTCGAGGGAATAACCACCATCGAAAAATCGGGCTATGACCGGCTGGCAGAACTGGGTGGTCCAAAACTGTTGTCTGTGCGCACGGTCGGCGGCGGCGCGGCCAATCCGGCCTGGACGCGAATGCGGGAAAATACGCTCGCGGTTCCCTTTCTTTCGGCGCGCTCGGCCGAAGCATCCGTCGGTACCGCTTCCCTTGTTCTTGCCGGAAAGGATCGCTGGCCTTGA
- a CDS encoding TIGR01459 family HAD-type hydrolase, which yields MAARYDAFFIDQFGVLRDDEGAYPGANAALHHLKALGKTVVILSNSGRSGEYNAERLIKLGFDRAGFDHFLTSGDVAYSILAHETGGNAGVTRCLTISSGGDRNLAERLGFEITEDATRADIVIISGSEAERVPLSAYRHHLRNAAERRVSCYCTNPDRHKLVKGGGTAPGAGSIALVYEELGGPVRWFGKPYPAIYQQAQCFVPNIAADRILCIGDSIEHDIAGAAGAGLASCLVRTGILATKSESDLALICDTHGARPDFLMPGFRV from the coding sequence TTGGCGGCGCGCTACGACGCCTTCTTCATTGACCAGTTCGGCGTGCTGCGCGACGACGAAGGCGCATATCCCGGCGCCAATGCGGCACTGCATCATCTGAAGGCACTCGGAAAAACCGTTGTCATCCTTTCAAACTCCGGCCGCAGCGGCGAATACAACGCCGAGCGCTTGATCAAACTCGGCTTTGACCGGGCAGGTTTCGACCATTTCCTGACCTCCGGCGACGTCGCCTATAGCATTCTCGCCCATGAGACCGGTGGGAACGCCGGTGTCACGCGATGCCTGACGATTTCGAGCGGGGGCGATCGCAACCTTGCCGAACGGCTCGGCTTTGAAATCACAGAGGATGCAACGCGCGCCGATATCGTTATCATATCGGGAAGTGAAGCGGAGAGGGTTCCGCTTTCAGCTTATCGGCATCATTTGAGGAACGCTGCGGAACGCAGGGTGTCCTGCTATTGCACCAATCCCGACCGGCACAAACTTGTGAAGGGCGGCGGCACGGCGCCAGGCGCTGGCAGCATCGCGCTCGTATACGAAGAGCTCGGTGGTCCGGTCCGGTGGTTCGGAAAACCCTATCCCGCGATATACCAACAGGCCCAATGCTTTGTCCCCAACATTGCCGCTGATCGCATTCTCTGCATCGGCGACAGCATCGAACACGATATTGCAGGCGCCGCTGGCGCGGGCCTCGCCTCCTGCCTTGTTCGCACTGGTATCCTTGCCACCAAATCTGAAAGCGATCTCGCTTTGATCTGCGATACGCATGGAGCGCGTCCCGATTTTCTGATGCCAGGCTTCAGGGTTTGA
- a CDS encoding carbohydrate kinase produces MSQSPIAVFDLGKTNSKLFVVSAEGRVIDEARTRPVWREHADLRVLDDAALFRWMEDELARAVATHGVDRMIFSGHGCTFALVAGDALVHAILDYEQEPPADIASRIDVMAPEFNETYSPPLPLGFNYGRHLLWLNERYPGLIAKADAILAYPQFWTWKFSGRLVSEVSYLGCHSNLWAPLQDDFSSLVDRMGWRGQMPEFSRAGSVIGAHTVTLDDGRSTKVAVHNGVHDSNAALHFYRSLGFSDFTLVSTGTWVIIFNPASPLEKLDAARDMLANVTVDHQPVATIRFMGGREYDVASGGWTQPVSPEAVAAVIAKRAFALPSFALGGPMPGHEGRFVGPTVEGEEQAAVAMLYVALMTDLSLDLIGSANAIVIDGGLVKTGLYASVLATLRSQQTVHTSANPEGSAFGAAALVFDAIGRNPFVNDCVIAEPALMSGLDEYRREWRHHVDAMTSGEPTSRREKRA; encoded by the coding sequence TTGAGCCAGTCCCCCATCGCCGTCTTTGATCTCGGCAAGACAAACTCCAAGCTGTTCGTCGTTTCAGCCGAGGGCCGGGTGATCGACGAGGCGCGGACCCGCCCCGTCTGGCGCGAGCACGCGGATCTGCGCGTTCTGGATGATGCCGCTCTCTTTCGCTGGATGGAGGACGAGCTGGCGCGGGCCGTTGCGACGCACGGGGTCGATCGCATGATCTTCTCGGGGCATGGCTGCACCTTTGCGCTTGTTGCGGGCGATGCGCTCGTTCACGCAATCCTGGATTATGAGCAGGAGCCACCCGCTGACATCGCCAGCCGTATTGACGTGATGGCGCCCGAGTTCAACGAAACCTATTCGCCGCCGCTGCCGCTGGGGTTCAACTATGGACGGCATCTGCTGTGGCTGAACGAGCGCTACCCGGGCCTCATCGCCAAGGCTGATGCCATCCTCGCCTATCCGCAGTTCTGGACCTGGAAGTTTTCCGGCCGGCTTGTCTCGGAGGTTTCCTATCTCGGCTGTCATTCCAATCTTTGGGCGCCGCTGCAGGACGATTTCAGCAGCCTCGTCGATCGCATGGGCTGGCGCGGCCAGATGCCGGAATTCTCGCGCGCCGGCAGCGTCATTGGCGCGCATACGGTGACGCTCGACGACGGGCGCAGCACGAAGGTCGCGGTGCATAACGGCGTGCATGACAGCAATGCCGCGCTCCACTTCTACCGCTCGCTCGGGTTCTCGGATTTTACGCTGGTATCGACCGGCACCTGGGTCATCATCTTCAATCCGGCAAGTCCGCTTGAAAAGCTCGACGCCGCGCGCGACATGCTGGCCAATGTCACGGTCGACCATCAGCCGGTTGCGACCATCCGCTTCATGGGCGGTCGGGAATATGATGTTGCGAGCGGGGGCTGGACACAGCCGGTTTCTCCGGAGGCAGTGGCGGCAGTGATCGCCAAGCGTGCTTTTGCCCTGCCATCCTTCGCGCTCGGCGGGCCGATGCCGGGCCATGAAGGGCGTTTCGTCGGCCCGACGGTCGAAGGCGAGGAACAGGCGGCTGTCGCCATGCTCTATGTCGCGCTGATGACGGATCTGTCTCTCGACCTCATCGGCTCGGCCAATGCGATCGTCATCGATGGCGGCCTTGTGAAGACGGGACTTTATGCCTCCGTTCTGGCGACGCTTCGCTCGCAGCAAACCGTGCACACGAGCGCCAATCCGGAGGGTAGCGCCTTTGGTGCCGCTGCACTCGTCTTCGACGCGATTGGTCGCAATCCCTTCGTCAACGATTGCGTGATCGCCGAACCTGCACTGATGTCCGGCCTCGACGAATACCGGCGGGAATGGCGGCACCATGTCGATGCCATGACATCGGGTGAACCGACCTCGCGAAGGGAGAAGCGCGCATGA
- a CDS encoding amino acid ABC transporter ATP-binding protein: protein MNTQTAIQAAGVNKWYGAFQVLKGIDLTVNKGERIVICGPSGSGKSTLIRCMNRLEVHQEGTIAVNGVELTNQLKRIDRVRSDVGMVFQHFNLFPHLTVLENCTVAQRWVRKLSKKQATEIAMKYLERVHIPEKADKYPGQLSGGQQQRVAIARALCMNPSIMLFDEPTSALDPEMVKEVLDTMISLAADGMTMVCVTHEMNFAREVASEVVFMDGGQIIERNKPDILFSAPTHERTKRFLGKLLH, encoded by the coding sequence ATGAACACGCAAACCGCAATTCAGGCTGCCGGCGTCAACAAATGGTACGGCGCCTTCCAGGTCCTTAAGGGCATCGATCTCACGGTGAACAAGGGGGAACGCATCGTCATCTGCGGCCCGTCGGGCTCGGGAAAATCGACGCTGATCCGCTGCATGAACCGTCTGGAAGTGCATCAGGAAGGCACGATTGCCGTCAACGGCGTCGAACTCACCAACCAGCTGAAGCGCATCGATCGCGTGCGGAGCGACGTGGGCATGGTCTTCCAGCACTTCAACCTGTTCCCGCACCTGACTGTTCTGGAAAACTGCACGGTCGCCCAGCGCTGGGTGCGCAAGCTGTCGAAGAAGCAGGCGACCGAGATCGCCATGAAATACCTCGAACGTGTGCACATTCCGGAAAAGGCCGACAAGTATCCGGGCCAGCTTTCCGGCGGCCAGCAGCAGCGCGTCGCCATCGCGCGCGCGCTTTGCATGAACCCGAGCATCATGCTGTTCGACGAGCCGACCTCGGCGCTTGATCCCGAAATGGTCAAGGAGGTCCTAGACACGATGATCTCGCTTGCCGCCGACGGCATGACGATGGTGTGCGTCACCCATGAGATGAATTTTGCGCGCGAGGTTGCCAGCGAAGTGGTCTTCATGGATGGCGGTCAGATCATCGAGCGCAACAAGCCCGACATCCTGTTTTCCGCGCCGACGCACGAACGCACGAAGCGCTTCCTCGGCAAGCTCTTGCATTGA
- a CDS encoding sugar ABC transporter ATP-binding protein gives MTATMNGQRALLEMRNISKTFGVSKALSQVSLAVHSGEVHALMGENGAGKSTLMKILSGAYTADPGGSVLIDGETVTLGDPLKAKAYGIAVIYQELSLAPNLTVAQNMFLGNEPSRFGVADRAEMRRRAEPILKQLGIGFDASRRVAELSLGERQMVEIARALTTNARIIVMDEPTTSLTSRETDRLFDVIARLKADGIAIIYISHRMEEVYQLSDRVSVLRDGAYVGTLDRADLSASKLVSMMVGRDLSSFYKKEHRQAAGERAAVLSVEKIGDGIKVHDCSFEVRAGEVLGIAGLVGSGRTELARLVYGADNRTSGDVMLNGRALAISSPRDALDAGIAYLTEDRKALGLFLDMSISDNINIGVIADDAKAAGVRNFARAQERASHSVKSLSIRTAGTQINVGALSGGNQQKVLLARLLETKPKAIILDEPTRGVDVGAKSEIYRIIDELAQNGIAIVVISSDLPEILGIADRVLVMREGRIAGEVTGSAEAPIEQEAIMALATGSAGHAA, from the coding sequence ATGACGGCAACCATGAACGGGCAGCGCGCGCTCCTGGAGATGCGGAATATCAGCAAGACCTTCGGTGTGTCGAAAGCGTTGTCGCAGGTGAGCCTTGCGGTCCATTCCGGCGAAGTGCACGCGTTGATGGGCGAGAACGGCGCGGGCAAGTCGACGCTGATGAAGATCCTGTCGGGCGCCTACACGGCCGATCCGGGCGGCTCGGTGCTGATCGACGGCGAGACAGTGACGCTCGGCGACCCGTTGAAGGCCAAGGCCTATGGCATTGCGGTCATCTATCAGGAACTTTCGCTCGCGCCGAACCTGACGGTGGCGCAGAACATGTTTCTCGGAAACGAGCCGTCGCGTTTCGGCGTTGCCGATCGCGCGGAAATGCGCCGCCGGGCAGAACCTATTCTCAAGCAGCTCGGCATCGGTTTCGACGCCTCCCGCCGTGTTGCGGAACTGTCGCTGGGCGAGCGGCAGATGGTGGAGATCGCCCGGGCGCTGACCACCAACGCCCGCATCATCGTCATGGACGAGCCGACGACGTCGCTGACGAGCCGCGAGACCGACAGGCTGTTCGACGTCATTGCCCGTCTCAAGGCCGATGGCATCGCCATCATCTATATCAGCCACCGCATGGAGGAGGTCTATCAGCTCTCCGACCGGGTGAGCGTGCTGCGCGACGGCGCCTATGTCGGCACCCTCGACCGCGCGGATCTTTCCGCCAGCAAGCTCGTCTCGATGATGGTCGGCCGGGATCTCTCGTCCTTCTACAAGAAGGAGCACCGGCAGGCCGCAGGCGAACGCGCGGCGGTGCTTTCGGTCGAAAAGATCGGCGACGGTATCAAGGTGCACGATTGCTCGTTCGAGGTGCGCGCCGGCGAAGTGCTCGGCATTGCCGGTCTCGTCGGCTCGGGGCGCACGGAACTGGCACGCCTCGTCTACGGCGCCGATAACCGGACCTCCGGTGACGTGATGCTGAACGGCAGGGCGCTTGCAATCAGCTCGCCACGTGACGCGCTGGACGCGGGTATCGCCTACCTCACCGAGGATCGCAAGGCGCTCGGCCTGTTCCTCGACATGTCGATCAGCGACAACATCAATATCGGCGTGATCGCCGATGATGCGAAGGCGGCCGGTGTGCGCAACTTCGCGCGAGCGCAAGAGCGGGCGTCGCATTCGGTGAAGTCGCTCTCGATCCGCACCGCAGGCACGCAAATCAATGTCGGTGCTCTGTCCGGGGGAAACCAGCAGAAAGTGCTGCTTGCGCGTCTGCTCGAGACGAAGCCCAAGGCCATCATTCTCGACGAACCGACACGCGGCGTCGATGTCGGCGCCAAGTCGGAAATCTACCGGATCATCGACGAACTCGCCCAGAACGGCATCGCCATCGTCGTCATCTCCAGCGATCTGCCGGAAATCCTCGGCATTGCCGACCGGGTGCTGGTCATGCGCGAGGGGCGGATCGCCGGTGAAGTGACAGGTTCGGCGGAAGCGCCGATCGAGCAGGAAGCGATCATGGCGCTTGCGACCGGCTCAGCCGGCCATGCGGCCTGA
- a CDS encoding MBL fold metallo-hydrolase: MNNENWFSKEAISDRLTRICEPHVHSFFRANMFHVVGKDADLVIDFGMGLADLGCALDIPSGKPVLAVATHVHVDHVGSFHEFEIRLGHKAEAEAFALMPDADTLADYFRTQPDALTGVPPTGLTPEAYTISTAPLTTILAENDFIDIGDACYTVLHLPGHSPGSIGLLDQRTGEFFSGDAIYEGGLVDDLPGCSIEAYKVTMTRLSELDVDIVHGGHGVMFGKDRLHEIAVRYLASKEG, encoded by the coding sequence TTGAACAACGAGAACTGGTTTTCGAAGGAAGCGATCTCGGACCGGCTGACCCGGATTTGCGAGCCGCATGTCCATTCCTTTTTCCGTGCCAACATGTTCCACGTCGTCGGCAAGGATGCCGACCTAGTTATCGATTTCGGCATGGGTCTCGCCGATCTCGGGTGCGCATTGGATATACCCTCGGGCAAACCCGTGCTGGCGGTGGCGACCCACGTTCACGTCGATCATGTCGGCTCGTTCCACGAATTCGAGATCCGCCTGGGCCACAAAGCCGAAGCCGAGGCCTTCGCGCTCATGCCGGATGCGGATACGCTCGCCGACTATTTTCGCACCCAGCCGGACGCCCTGACCGGGGTGCCGCCCACCGGCCTGACGCCGGAAGCATACACGATTTCAACCGCACCGCTCACCACGATCCTCGCGGAGAACGACTTCATCGATATCGGTGATGCCTGCTACACGGTCCTGCATCTGCCAGGCCACTCTCCCGGCTCCATAGGCCTGCTCGACCAGAGGACGGGAGAATTCTTCAGCGGGGACGCCATATACGAGGGTGGCCTCGTGGATGATTTGCCTGGATGCAGCATCGAAGCCTACAAAGTCACCATGACGCGCCTGTCGGAGCTTGACGTTGACATCGTCCACGGCGGTCACGGAGTGATGTTTGGTAAGGATCGGCTGCATGAGATCGCCGTGCGCTATCTGGCTTCGAAGGAAGGGTGA
- a CDS encoding class II aldolase/adducin family protein: protein MASGIRAEDIPAFDAFLGLSREIGSDVLKTQGAGGNTSFKRDGMMWVKASGTWLAHAGERDIMVPVTVAPLVAALRAGDPSAEKATDFIVSALNASGLRPSIETSFHAALPQAVVAHYHCVNAIALSVLENREAVIAGHMAKLPDLTWATIPYRRPGTPLAYEIDRVADNRPDVLILYNHGIIVAGETVEEVRERIARVTAALSVDERAAAQADLVALQALADGSDFHVAEDAGSHKTALSQANVTVATRGSLYPDHVIFLGTEIGVLDDGETANAYGEARRSRDLPVPKILLAPGRGVLLANELTAGGRVMARCLAEVVSRIPDGASVAYLSPDQEHELTHWEAEQYRQALDRKASKQA from the coding sequence ATGGCTTCGGGCATTCGGGCGGAAGACATTCCCGCCTTCGACGCATTTCTCGGTCTTTCGAGGGAAATCGGCAGTGACGTTCTGAAGACGCAAGGTGCTGGCGGCAACACCTCGTTCAAGCGCGATGGCATGATGTGGGTAAAGGCGTCCGGCACCTGGCTTGCCCATGCCGGTGAGCGCGACATCATGGTGCCCGTAACCGTGGCGCCATTGGTGGCGGCGCTCCGGGCCGGCGACCCAAGCGCCGAAAAGGCAACCGACTTCATTGTTTCGGCACTGAATGCCTCCGGTCTGCGTCCGTCGATCGAGACCAGTTTTCACGCCGCCCTGCCACAGGCGGTCGTTGCCCACTATCACTGCGTCAACGCGATTGCGCTCTCGGTGCTCGAAAACCGCGAAGCCGTCATTGCCGGACATATGGCGAAACTTCCCGACCTGACCTGGGCGACCATCCCATACCGTCGTCCGGGTACGCCACTCGCCTACGAGATCGACCGCGTTGCCGATAATCGACCGGACGTGCTGATCCTCTACAACCACGGCATCATCGTAGCGGGCGAGACCGTGGAGGAGGTGCGTGAGCGCATCGCCCGCGTTACCGCCGCCCTGTCCGTCGACGAGCGCGCGGCCGCGCAGGCCGATCTGGTTGCGCTGCAAGCTCTGGCGGACGGTTCGGACTTCCACGTGGCCGAGGATGCCGGCAGCCACAAAACGGCGCTCAGCCAGGCCAACGTGACGGTGGCGACGCGCGGTTCACTCTATCCGGATCATGTCATCTTCCTTGGCACCGAGATCGGTGTGCTCGACGACGGAGAGACGGCAAATGCCTATGGGGAGGCCCGCCGCTCGCGCGATCTTCCAGTCCCGAAGATATTGCTTGCACCCGGCCGCGGCGTGCTGCTGGCCAACGAACTGACTGCGGGCGGCCGTGTTATGGCGCGCTGCCTCGCAGAGGTTGTCTCCCGCATTCCAGATGGCGCATCGGTGGCTTATCTCAGCCCCGATCAGGAGCATGAACTGACCCACTGGGAGGCTGAACAATACCGTCAGGCGCTCGACCGCAAGGCAAGCAAACAGGCATGA
- a CDS encoding transporter substrate-binding domain-containing protein, whose product MKPSLLAGTVLAAMLGAGTALSADQKPDFVSGGVLKVCTSGEFPPMEYYENPGDKDLVGFEIDVMDAIAKGWGAKAEYVVGDFKGLLPSLDSKRCDLVASGIMITPARLERYDGIPYFGSHVVMVTAASDTETKVPADVSGKIMAIEAGTTYEKTVADLNAELEAAGKAPIQAQTYPSASGVIEQILVGRATATITQDTTAAYRMLQVPGRLAIPYTYEESENYGIYLRKSDGDRQMLEDAIETLQASGEMKEFLKKWNLPETSTDVSHDVN is encoded by the coding sequence ATGAAACCGTCTCTTCTGGCAGGCACCGTGCTTGCCGCAATGCTCGGCGCGGGCACGGCTCTTTCGGCCGACCAGAAGCCCGATTTCGTATCGGGCGGCGTCTTGAAGGTCTGCACCAGCGGTGAATTCCCGCCGATGGAATATTATGAAAATCCGGGCGACAAGGACCTTGTCGGCTTCGAGATCGATGTCATGGACGCGATCGCCAAAGGATGGGGCGCAAAGGCGGAGTATGTCGTCGGCGACTTCAAGGGCCTGCTGCCGTCGCTCGATTCCAAGCGCTGCGACCTTGTCGCGAGCGGCATCATGATCACGCCGGCTCGTCTCGAAAGATACGACGGCATCCCGTATTTCGGCTCGCATGTCGTCATGGTCACCGCGGCGAGCGACACGGAAACGAAAGTCCCGGCCGATGTCAGCGGCAAGATCATGGCGATCGAAGCCGGCACGACCTATGAAAAGACGGTTGCCGATCTGAACGCCGAACTCGAAGCCGCCGGAAAGGCGCCGATCCAGGCGCAGACCTATCCGTCCGCATCCGGCGTCATCGAGCAGATCCTGGTCGGTCGCGCGACTGCGACGATCACGCAGGATACGACAGCTGCCTATCGCATGCTTCAGGTGCCGGGCCGACTGGCCATTCCCTACACCTACGAGGAAAGCGAGAACTACGGCATCTATCTGCGCAAAAGCGATGGCGACCGTCAGATGCTAGAGGACGCGATCGAGACCCTGCAGGCGAGTGGCGAGATGAAGGAGTTCCTCAAGAAGTGGAACCTGCCGGAAACCTCGACCGACGTTTCCCACGACGTAAACTGA
- a CDS encoding GYD domain-containing protein translates to MSEVQKYVSLMRLTQKGLVELTDSAKRRKVSEDRVAALGGRSIAFYALLGTYDFMQVFEMPSNEAMMQYVLTARRDGHVEPLILPAFDTETYGQILNAVG, encoded by the coding sequence ATGAGTGAAGTCCAGAAATATGTTTCCCTGATGCGCCTCACGCAGAAGGGGCTCGTCGAACTGACCGATAGCGCGAAGCGCCGAAAGGTCAGCGAGGATCGTGTGGCAGCACTCGGCGGGCGGTCGATCGCCTTTTACGCCCTGCTTGGAACCTATGATTTCATGCAGGTTTTCGAGATGCCAAGCAATGAAGCGATGATGCAATACGTGCTCACGGCGCGCCGGGACGGACATGTCGAGCCGCTCATTCTCCCCGCATTCGATACCGAGACATACGGCCAGATTCTCAATGCCGTGGGCTAG
- a CDS encoding amino acid ABC transporter permease, translating into MFQLDLFLQAIFSVPLFKGALLTIGLSLCVMAVSLALGMGLGSLAGSPRRSVRWLVTLYVWLFRGAPALLVLLFVWNGLPQISEIFRAGWFTPFVAAFLALSLIQIAYLAEILRSAFAAVGRGQQEGAAALGMHRWQIFLVITMPQALRIAVPALMNEFISLLKTTSLATVISLKELMTVSQFAIATSFRFLEWYGAALVYYLVIVSLLTLAQNRIEHVLSRGYR; encoded by the coding sequence TTGTTCCAGCTCGATCTCTTCCTGCAGGCGATCTTCAGTGTCCCCCTTTTCAAGGGGGCACTCCTGACGATCGGCCTCTCGCTCTGTGTCATGGCCGTGTCTCTCGCGCTCGGCATGGGGCTTGGTTCCTTGGCCGGCTCGCCGCGTCGCTCCGTCCGGTGGCTGGTGACGCTCTATGTCTGGCTGTTCCGCGGAGCGCCTGCACTGCTCGTGCTGCTGTTCGTGTGGAACGGTTTGCCGCAGATCTCCGAAATCTTTCGTGCCGGCTGGTTCACGCCCTTCGTCGCGGCGTTCCTGGCGCTGTCGCTAATCCAGATCGCCTATCTGGCGGAGATCCTCCGAAGCGCCTTCGCCGCAGTCGGCCGCGGGCAGCAGGAGGGTGCGGCGGCGCTCGGCATGCATCGCTGGCAGATCTTTCTGGTCATCACCATGCCGCAGGCGCTCAGGATCGCGGTTCCCGCGCTGATGAACGAGTTCATCTCGCTGTTGAAGACCACATCGCTTGCGACCGTGATCTCGCTGAAGGAGCTGATGACCGTCTCGCAGTTCGCCATCGCAACCAGCTTCCGGTTCCTCGAATGGTATGGCGCGGCCCTTGTCTACTACCTCGTCATCGTTTCGCTGCTGACGCTCGCCCAGAACCGCATCGAACATGTGCTTTCGCGCGGCTATCGCTGA
- a CDS encoding DeoR/GlpR family DNA-binding transcription regulator, giving the protein MNDTERHKAIIDLLRETPFASVRDLQERLGASPATIRRDIDKLHELGRARKVYGGISASEAGDSGRLSARPYDENRDIAVEAKRAIAAAAADLVRDGDSIIVHAGSTCYQLGTLLARRNLRVWTNSMPLAAHLGEHGTCQLSVAGGELYREPGIIHDPSAGSPGFFASRFFVGTQGISSKGLLESHPLLVKVIGELAACADEIVLLADSRKFSIQPRNVALPLSRIGTIITDDGLTDAAAKMMEDAGVSIAIATTGGAN; this is encoded by the coding sequence GTGAACGACACCGAGCGCCACAAGGCTATCATCGACCTTTTGCGGGAAACGCCCTTTGCTTCGGTGCGCGATCTTCAGGAGCGTCTCGGCGCATCGCCCGCCACGATCCGTCGCGACATCGACAAGCTTCATGAATTGGGCCGGGCCCGGAAGGTCTATGGCGGGATTTCCGCCAGCGAGGCGGGCGACAGTGGTCGCCTTTCCGCAAGGCCCTACGACGAGAACCGCGACATCGCGGTCGAGGCAAAGCGGGCAATCGCCGCCGCCGCTGCGGATCTCGTGCGCGACGGCGACTCCATCATCGTGCATGCCGGCTCGACCTGCTATCAACTGGGCACTCTCCTGGCGCGGCGCAATCTTCGTGTCTGGACCAATTCGATGCCGCTTGCCGCTCATCTTGGCGAGCATGGCACTTGCCAGCTGTCGGTCGCCGGCGGCGAGCTCTACCGTGAGCCGGGCATTATCCACGACCCTTCGGCGGGATCCCCGGGCTTCTTCGCCTCGCGGTTCTTTGTCGGCACGCAGGGCATCAGCAGCAAGGGGCTGCTCGAGTCCCATCCGTTGCTCGTCAAGGTCATCGGCGAACTTGCGGCCTGCGCGGATGAGATCGTTCTGCTGGCCGACAGCCGTAAGTTCTCGATCCAGCCGCGCAACGTTGCCCTGCCTCTGTCGCGCATCGGAACGATCATCACGGATGACGGCCTGACCGATGCCGCCGCCAAGATGATGGAAGATGCCGGCGTCAGCATCGCGATCGCAACCACCGGGGGGGCAAATTGA